A portion of the Edaphobacter lichenicola genome contains these proteins:
- a CDS encoding sensor histidine kinase, with amino-acid sequence MKTARCLRQFPILLGACFACLSSSSGAQSPDQSLQQLYHTAWTFRDGAPISWDLTQTADGYLWLGGRSGLYRFDGVRFERFTPVAGPPLPNTNIQSLDITNDGSLWIGWNVKGLSQLKDGRLVNYGEESGLSSGTVNGVQQDGRGRIWAFSPEGMYRLQNNRWQPLGSGMGYSGATYPYGFTDRNGTMWVGAGRRDVYALSKSDTSFRLVLSGKEIVSITQDARDIVWGLDSKGTMIVLGSPDGKHQSRPLGLPGQMLKALFDRRGDLWIATTTMGIVRIRDFDRYGIGLHSEKVESLSLPNGGLSGETVYQIFEDHEGNIWTATSRGLDRLRNSAFSLLPIEKVHSKSALLEADKGNVYIAHPVGALSREPEALPATPIIPTDLNLAYRSPNGRTWFVGRHFLWQQTAHGFSKYPLPILPEPNLPVESVTSDGGNGLWVTFPIRNGFFHFHDGLWTTSDINPALPTRSARAAMTDEQGRIWFGYSSSRVAILEKSGHVSVMTQDDDEKIGNVLSFHCRGNHIWIGGENGLRRFVDGHFQEIEDAQGNQFLGLSGISETSNGDLWLNGAFNIVMIPASELNRPSSSKSIMVKARVYDVLDGITAGSSGEDVNPTIAQGDNGKMWFALQNAVGMIDPAHSPQNKVAPPVAIQSLTSDSVVYSDLRALKLTPDPDSVRIDYTALSLTVPERVQFRYRLDGFDKDWQNAGTRRQAFYTKLGPGSYHFHVIAANNDGLWNEAGTTFSFIVPPTTVESLWFRILCFLAVACGITLVVAWRFRTMTARMKAHLSERMVERERIARELHDTLLQGFQGLVLKFQNVATQIPQLEPAHTMMNSALDQADEVLKEGRNKVRNLRAEGSDVTDLAEALRLIGEELQSTYHVKFLLSLRGDPLDLHPIVKDETYSIGREALTNAFVHAHATTVECEITFQRRFFALGIRDDGSGIDRQVIEFGRAGHWGLGGMRERALKIRAKFGILSRTDEGTEITLRVPADLAYVDKPTGGYLSFFWRRVRSRGPLDAS; translated from the coding sequence ATGAAGACCGCAAGGTGTCTTCGCCAATTTCCGATCTTGCTCGGCGCATGTTTCGCCTGCTTGAGTTCTTCATCAGGAGCGCAAAGTCCTGACCAATCGCTGCAGCAGCTCTACCATACCGCGTGGACATTTCGAGACGGTGCGCCCATCAGCTGGGATCTCACACAGACCGCAGACGGATACCTTTGGCTCGGCGGGAGAAGCGGGCTGTATCGCTTCGACGGTGTCCGCTTTGAACGTTTCACACCGGTGGCCGGTCCACCGCTGCCAAATACAAACATTCAATCTTTAGACATTACGAATGATGGCTCACTTTGGATCGGATGGAATGTAAAAGGATTGAGTCAACTTAAGGACGGGCGGCTCGTGAACTACGGTGAAGAGTCTGGCCTGTCTAGCGGCACCGTGAATGGTGTTCAGCAAGATGGTCGAGGCCGCATCTGGGCCTTTTCCCCTGAGGGCATGTATCGTTTACAGAATAACCGGTGGCAGCCGCTTGGTTCCGGCATGGGCTACTCTGGTGCGACCTATCCTTACGGTTTTACCGACAGGAATGGAACCATGTGGGTGGGCGCCGGTCGCCGAGATGTGTATGCCCTCTCAAAGTCCGATACCTCGTTCCGTTTGGTTCTCTCCGGAAAGGAGATCGTTTCCATAACCCAAGATGCAAGGGACATTGTCTGGGGGCTAGATTCGAAAGGCACGATGATTGTGCTCGGCTCACCCGATGGTAAACACCAAAGCCGGCCCCTAGGCCTTCCAGGACAAATGCTGAAAGCGCTATTTGATCGGCGAGGTGACCTTTGGATTGCGACAACGACGATGGGCATTGTCAGAATTCGGGACTTCGACCGCTATGGTATCGGGCTCCATAGCGAGAAAGTTGAGAGCCTCTCCCTACCAAATGGAGGGCTATCCGGTGAGACTGTTTATCAAATCTTTGAAGATCATGAAGGTAATATCTGGACCGCAACATCTCGGGGACTTGATCGTCTCCGGAATAGCGCCTTTAGCCTGTTACCAATAGAGAAGGTTCACTCTAAATCAGCTTTGCTAGAAGCTGATAAGGGCAACGTATACATTGCCCATCCGGTCGGGGCACTCAGTCGAGAACCCGAGGCTCTGCCGGCGACGCCGATTATTCCAACTGACCTTAATCTCGCCTATCGCTCTCCTAATGGTCGCACATGGTTCGTCGGCAGGCACTTTCTCTGGCAACAGACCGCACATGGCTTTAGCAAATATCCTCTTCCGATCCTTCCAGAACCTAATCTCCCAGTCGAATCCGTCACTTCCGATGGCGGAAATGGTCTTTGGGTGACGTTTCCAATTCGTAACGGCTTCTTCCATTTTCACGATGGGCTCTGGACTACTTCTGACATCAATCCGGCGTTACCCACGAGAAGCGCCAGGGCTGCCATGACCGATGAACAGGGACGCATCTGGTTCGGCTATAGCTCCAGCAGAGTAGCTATTTTGGAGAAGTCTGGTCACGTAAGTGTGATGACACAAGATGACGACGAGAAAATTGGCAACGTGTTGTCCTTTCACTGCCGGGGCAACCACATCTGGATCGGTGGCGAAAACGGGCTTCGACGTTTTGTCGACGGACACTTTCAAGAAATCGAAGATGCACAAGGAAATCAGTTTCTGGGTTTGTCGGGGATCTCAGAGACGTCAAACGGCGATCTCTGGTTGAATGGTGCCTTCAACATTGTGATGATCCCTGCTTCGGAACTCAACCGCCCGTCGTCGAGTAAATCAATCATGGTGAAGGCTCGCGTCTACGACGTTCTGGACGGCATCACCGCGGGGTCGTCAGGTGAAGATGTGAACCCTACGATCGCTCAAGGTGATAACGGAAAGATGTGGTTCGCGCTTCAAAACGCTGTGGGCATGATAGATCCTGCGCATAGTCCACAAAATAAGGTTGCACCGCCAGTCGCGATCCAATCTCTTACCTCGGATTCAGTCGTCTACTCGGATCTTCGAGCGTTAAAACTGACTCCTGACCCCGATAGCGTGCGCATAGATTACACAGCCTTGAGTCTAACTGTTCCGGAAAGGGTTCAGTTCCGGTACCGCCTTGATGGTTTTGACAAGGATTGGCAGAACGCTGGAACACGCAGGCAAGCGTTCTATACTAAGCTCGGTCCCGGATCCTATCACTTCCATGTCATTGCGGCGAACAACGATGGTCTGTGGAATGAGGCAGGAACAACCTTCTCCTTTATAGTCCCGCCTACTACGGTGGAGTCCCTTTGGTTTCGAATCCTATGTTTTCTCGCAGTTGCATGTGGGATCACTCTAGTTGTTGCCTGGCGATTCAGGACCATGACAGCCCGAATGAAGGCACATCTTTCAGAAAGAATGGTTGAACGCGAAAGGATCGCCCGCGAGTTGCACGACACTCTTCTGCAAGGCTTCCAGGGTCTGGTCCTTAAATTTCAAAATGTAGCAACGCAGATACCTCAGCTTGAACCTGCTCATACCATGATGAACAGTGCTCTTGATCAGGCGGATGAAGTGTTAAAGGAGGGGCGGAACAAAGTTCGGAACCTGCGTGCCGAAGGTTCAGATGTGACAGACTTGGCAGAGGCCTTACGTTTGATCGGCGAAGAACTGCAATCGACCTATCATGTGAAGTTTTTACTTAGTCTCAGGGGTGATCCGCTCGACCTGCACCCTATCGTAAAAGACGAGACTTACTCAATCGGCCGCGAAGCTCTCACAAATGCTTTTGTCCACGCGCACGCGACGACCGTCGAATGCGAGATTACGTTTCAGAGAAGATTTTTTGCCCTTGGGATCCGGGACGACGGAAGCGGAATTGATAGGCAAGTAATAGAATTTGGTCGCGCGGGCCACTGGGGTCTGGGTGGCATGCGCGAACGCGCTCTAAAGATTAGGGCAAAGTTCGGCATTCTGAGTCGCACCGATGAGGGTACGGAGATAACTTTGCGGGTACCCGCTGATTTGGCTTACGTGGATAAGCCAACAGGAGGGTACCTTTCCTTCTTTTGGAGGCGAGTCCGAAGCCGAGGCCCCTTAGATGCAAGCTAA
- a CDS encoding alpha/beta fold hydrolase: protein MNRREIVTGMGAAAALLVLPPSTRAKVDKHQPENLLSGGGASQPKGTDSIPPFLEHRVPREGHFLYAREYKGEGPTFVLLHGYPDNLHIYDLLIPVLVAAGRHVVAFDFLGFGASDKPAGGDYGFRQQLGDLHAVVDFLKLNSIVPVAHDAGGVAAINFTMAKPKSIAGLVLLNTFYADAPTLRIPELIELFSLPQTRAFGLAMASDPKELAFLLRFQQLQFEIGVPQAQIDVIDKLVQPLIFNNFAQQPSAGPAFAALAADLRPQVAINNQRVNKLAELGIPTTIVWGKSDAYLNVGVAQDLAGHFKGATVHLLDAGHWPQLDLPEDVGRYLLAER, encoded by the coding sequence ATGAACAGACGAGAGATAGTAACCGGAATGGGTGCCGCCGCAGCCTTGCTCGTATTGCCACCATCCACAAGAGCAAAGGTGGATAAGCACCAACCTGAAAACCTATTGAGTGGGGGGGGAGCATCGCAACCAAAGGGTACGGATTCCATACCCCCCTTCCTAGAACACCGCGTCCCACGAGAAGGCCATTTCCTGTATGCCCGCGAGTACAAGGGGGAGGGACCGACGTTTGTTCTCTTGCACGGCTATCCTGACAATCTGCATATCTACGACCTGCTGATCCCAGTACTCGTCGCTGCTGGCCGTCATGTCGTAGCCTTCGATTTCCTTGGCTTTGGGGCTTCCGACAAACCTGCTGGAGGCGACTATGGCTTTAGACAGCAACTCGGAGATCTACACGCGGTTGTCGACTTCCTCAAACTCAACAGTATCGTGCCGGTCGCCCATGATGCCGGTGGCGTGGCCGCCATCAACTTCACCATGGCGAAACCAAAGTCAATCGCAGGCCTCGTCCTATTGAACACCTTCTATGCAGATGCGCCAACGCTCCGTATACCTGAACTAATCGAACTGTTTTCATTACCCCAGACACGCGCGTTTGGACTAGCTATGGCTTCCGACCCCAAGGAACTCGCTTTCCTTCTAAGGTTTCAGCAGCTCCAGTTTGAAATCGGCGTACCGCAAGCCCAGATCGACGTCATTGACAAGCTGGTACAGCCTCTCATCTTCAATAATTTTGCTCAACAGCCGAGTGCCGGGCCCGCCTTCGCGGCTCTAGCTGCAGACCTTCGTCCCCAGGTCGCTATAAACAATCAGCGAGTCAACAAGCTTGCAGAGTTGGGCATTCCGACAACCATCGTTTGGGGAAAGAGCGACGCGTATCTCAATGTTGGGGTTGCGCAGGATCTTGCCGGCCACTTCAAAGGGGCGACGGTACATCTGCTCGATGCGGGCCATTGGCCACAACTTGATCTGCCAGAAGATGTCGGACGCTACCTTCTAGCAGAGCGGTAG
- a CDS encoding MFS transporter has product MTQSAHAASIGTVGADKRRELSRSVTLAALTLASAAETWTTSGVSLTLTDLTGTLSASSDQASWALTVYMAAFAVSIALSDRLSLKYGNRHFLTALSLSYAVASVGCALSTDLSTFLLFRAIAGFAGGAFLVRAFVFFTQQYEPAVRPIPLVGYAIAYFFVGRFLSPVICGWLADVASWRFLFVVPTVFMLTAAWLFNRHGADHWAEEDSRKPLDSLGIGLLFLGAVCLQTALSRGEVDGWFESSTLFTFFLVGITANSIFVLWQLSSWNKHPLLDFAILRNSLARGGAILGFLVGLLLAGSLYVIPQYLRNLEVHSALQTGLLLSIGGAASVLVLCCFRSIIPLFAKIGGTSVLLFALAVEIASQLLFAHFVTTDTPDRDLWLPLALNGIFVGLSVPTLGIVAFATVDNQKASNGRAMYYGCRQLGASVGVTLSAVLIDRRMSFHSSRLLDAFANRNLSVLGQASDLSDRTLSAMVRKQSSVLSFADTFYTMALVAAVTVFFVPLLSAPAPAPSPARSPLDEQGSAALPQAIAGVGR; this is encoded by the coding sequence ATGACACAGTCAGCTCACGCAGCGTCAATCGGGACTGTTGGTGCTGATAAAAGAAGGGAACTCAGCAGGTCTGTCACGCTTGCCGCACTGACACTTGCCAGCGCAGCGGAGACTTGGACCACCTCTGGCGTGAGTCTGACCCTTACCGATCTAACGGGCACTCTAAGCGCCTCCAGCGATCAGGCTAGTTGGGCTCTAACGGTATACATGGCTGCGTTCGCCGTCTCGATCGCTCTGTCAGATCGCCTCTCCCTCAAATATGGAAATCGACATTTCCTCACAGCTCTCTCCCTTTCTTATGCGGTCGCATCGGTAGGATGCGCGCTCAGTACCGACCTGAGTACCTTTCTTCTCTTTCGCGCTATCGCTGGATTCGCGGGAGGAGCATTTCTTGTCCGTGCATTCGTTTTCTTCACACAGCAATATGAGCCTGCGGTTCGTCCTATACCCCTGGTCGGCTACGCGATCGCCTACTTCTTTGTTGGTAGGTTCTTGTCGCCGGTGATATGCGGATGGCTCGCAGATGTTGCTTCGTGGAGATTCCTGTTTGTTGTGCCAACTGTCTTCATGCTCACGGCCGCCTGGTTGTTCAATCGGCACGGAGCGGATCACTGGGCGGAGGAGGATTCGCGTAAGCCTCTCGACTCGCTCGGCATAGGGCTTCTTTTTCTCGGTGCGGTCTGTCTGCAAACCGCCTTGAGCCGCGGCGAGGTAGACGGCTGGTTCGAGTCTTCGACACTTTTCACCTTTTTTCTGGTGGGTATTACTGCAAATTCAATCTTTGTGCTGTGGCAACTTTCTTCTTGGAACAAACACCCCCTTCTTGATTTTGCGATCCTTCGCAATTCTTTAGCTCGCGGCGGCGCCATCCTAGGCTTTCTCGTAGGGTTGCTGCTGGCCGGCAGCCTCTACGTCATCCCCCAGTACCTACGGAATCTTGAAGTTCATTCTGCTCTTCAGACAGGTTTGCTTCTCAGCATAGGCGGTGCGGCCTCTGTACTGGTCCTTTGCTGCTTCCGTTCGATCATCCCTCTATTCGCGAAGATCGGCGGGACCAGCGTACTTCTTTTCGCCCTCGCAGTAGAGATAGCGTCGCAACTCCTCTTTGCGCACTTCGTAACGACGGATACTCCCGATCGAGATCTGTGGCTGCCCTTAGCACTAAACGGGATATTCGTTGGTCTATCCGTTCCTACCCTCGGGATTGTGGCGTTCGCGACAGTCGACAACCAGAAGGCTTCGAACGGTCGAGCAATGTATTACGGATGCAGACAACTCGGCGCATCCGTGGGGGTTACCCTATCGGCGGTCCTCATTGACCGCAGGATGTCCTTTCATTCGTCGAGGCTCCTCGACGCCTTTGCTAATCGAAACCTTTCCGTCCTTGGTCAAGCTTCAGATCTCAGTGACAGAACACTGTCCGCGATGGTTCGGAAGCAAAGTTCGGTGTTGAGCTTTGCCGATACGTTTTACACGATGGCTCTTGTGGCCGCGGTCACCGTGTTCTTCGTTCCACTTCTTTCCGCGCCTGCGCCAGCCCCATCACCCGCGCGCAGTCCTCTGGACGAACAGGGTTCCGCCGCGCTTCCGCAAGCCATCGCTGGAGTGGGCCGATGA
- a CDS encoding TolC family protein, with protein MTRTGRTQSTGNGNSAQNTVDTPRPFNPGQNTTNPSAFAVQSQNPFLGSVPTGLVIPGVLQLSLHAAVDLALRTNLGYIDSEQDHQRSRAARIRALSTLLPQIGVESTEDYRNLVMDALGTEKLGVPHVVQGYNYQAAHATLQQQVVDFQALHEVKAASKEMEASAASMADARNIVVLASVSSYLLVAASQTRLETARAQFETAKTIESILSSRVVHDLSPQIDEIRAHVAMRSAELRVTLATTTLEKDKLALTRIIGLPIEQEFTLTDGLRFLETPSADQAELLSKASEKRQDLRAARARLDAAEQSVKAERAQRLPKVEILANGGETGITYGHPYRDYDVEGRISVPIFTGRRIEADVLDAKATADRRRAEFADTRARAVFDVRTALLDLTAASKSVEVSLENQALAVEGLRQAKDRFDVGVSNAADLIQAQQSVSEAEDNRIASIYAHQVAKLMLIRATGTAEQDYVSYLGVH; from the coding sequence TTGACAAGAACTGGCCGAACGCAAAGTACCGGAAACGGGAACTCCGCGCAAAATACGGTCGACACACCTCGTCCCTTTAACCCCGGTCAGAACACCACCAACCCAAGCGCGTTTGCCGTGCAGTCGCAGAATCCTTTCCTTGGCAGCGTGCCGACAGGACTGGTAATCCCCGGGGTACTCCAGCTCTCATTACACGCCGCAGTGGACTTAGCACTTCGTACAAACCTTGGTTACATCGACTCGGAACAGGATCATCAGCGGTCGCGTGCTGCAAGGATCCGCGCACTCTCGACATTGCTTCCTCAAATCGGAGTCGAGTCCACCGAAGACTACAGAAATCTCGTGATGGACGCCTTGGGCACCGAGAAGCTCGGAGTTCCACATGTCGTCCAGGGCTACAACTACCAGGCAGCTCACGCCACTCTCCAGCAGCAAGTTGTAGATTTCCAGGCACTTCATGAGGTGAAAGCTGCAAGCAAAGAGATGGAGGCTTCTGCGGCGTCGATGGCCGATGCCAGGAACATCGTTGTTCTAGCTTCAGTCAGTTCTTACCTGCTAGTTGCGGCGAGTCAAACAAGGCTGGAAACCGCGCGGGCACAATTCGAAACTGCCAAGACCATAGAGTCCATTCTGTCGAGCAGAGTGGTACATGACCTCTCTCCTCAGATCGACGAGATAAGGGCGCACGTCGCCATGCGTTCTGCGGAACTTCGAGTGACTCTTGCGACGACCACGCTGGAGAAGGACAAGCTAGCCCTGACCCGGATCATTGGCCTTCCCATTGAGCAAGAGTTCACCTTGACGGATGGGTTGAGGTTCCTTGAAACCCCGTCCGCCGATCAGGCGGAGCTGCTATCAAAAGCCTCAGAAAAGCGCCAAGACTTACGAGCTGCGAGGGCGCGCCTTGATGCAGCTGAACAGAGTGTGAAGGCGGAACGAGCACAGCGGTTGCCGAAGGTGGAGATACTCGCCAATGGCGGCGAAACAGGCATCACCTATGGACACCCCTATCGAGACTATGACGTCGAGGGGAGAATCTCAGTGCCTATCTTTACTGGGAGGCGAATCGAGGCGGATGTCCTGGACGCAAAGGCAACTGCCGACCGGCGGAGAGCCGAGTTCGCGGACACGCGGGCAAGGGCAGTATTCGATGTCCGGACGGCCCTTCTGGATTTGACAGCTGCCAGCAAGAGCGTCGAAGTCTCCCTGGAAAATCAAGCCTTGGCCGTCGAGGGCCTGCGCCAGGCAAAGGACCGATTCGACGTTGGTGTGTCGAATGCGGCCGATCTCATCCAAGCTCAGCAGTCCGTGTCTGAGGCAGAGGATAACCGGATCGCCAGCATTTATGCTCACCAGGTCGCGAAGCTGATGCTGATCCGAGCGACCGGCACAGCAGAACAAGACTACGTATCGTACCTGGGGGTGCACTGA
- a CDS encoding HlyD family secretion protein: protein MSLTETKSRKASNTLLVALFVAVLISALLGWHFVLHPNEVSTDDAQIDGHVHPINTRIGGTITWVNPNVEDTYYVTAGTVIAHLDPNDYQPTVNRLEGDVQASVAQERAAALNLPIASETALSRLTSAQASLVEAEADLESALSQKTASEATVAQTEANYRRAEDDRVRYQALVATHEISRSEYDQREADSKGTGALLAAAQANSAGADQKIEAARQKIKERQSDLRMAETAPASIASARANVLRASGETKKSQAALWNAQLDLGYTNLVAPVSGIVGRKSMEVGQRVAANQLMLTLVPPKDVWAIANFRETQMKKMRIGQSATVHVDSVGRDFQGTVESIGGATGSKYSVIAPDNATGNYVKVVQRIPVRIRLNGLEAAGPLLLPGMSIEVSVRVSP from the coding sequence ATGTCATTGACCGAGACCAAGAGCAGGAAGGCTAGCAACACTCTGCTCGTTGCACTATTCGTCGCGGTACTGATAAGCGCACTGTTGGGCTGGCACTTTGTGCTCCATCCCAACGAGGTGAGCACAGATGACGCGCAGATAGACGGGCACGTTCACCCGATCAACACTCGAATCGGAGGAACCATCACCTGGGTGAACCCAAATGTTGAAGATACCTACTACGTGACGGCGGGCACTGTGATCGCACATTTGGATCCCAACGACTATCAACCAACCGTCAATCGATTAGAGGGCGATGTACAGGCGTCCGTAGCGCAGGAGCGGGCAGCAGCGCTGAACCTTCCTATCGCTTCAGAGACCGCTCTGAGCAGGCTAACCTCAGCTCAGGCCTCGCTTGTAGAAGCAGAGGCAGACTTGGAATCTGCCTTGTCTCAAAAGACCGCATCCGAAGCAACGGTTGCTCAGACCGAGGCGAACTATCGCAGAGCAGAAGATGATAGGGTCCGATATCAAGCACTTGTGGCGACACACGAGATCTCACGATCCGAGTACGATCAGCGCGAGGCGGACTCTAAAGGTACGGGGGCACTCCTCGCCGCCGCTCAGGCCAACAGCGCCGGTGCCGATCAAAAGATCGAGGCTGCGCGCCAAAAAATCAAAGAGCGGCAGAGTGATCTTCGCATGGCCGAAACCGCTCCAGCGTCGATCGCGAGTGCGCGTGCAAACGTGCTCCGCGCTTCAGGTGAAACGAAGAAATCGCAAGCCGCGCTTTGGAATGCGCAGCTTGACCTCGGCTACACAAACCTGGTCGCACCTGTCAGTGGAATCGTGGGTCGTAAATCTATGGAAGTTGGGCAGCGGGTGGCAGCCAATCAATTGATGCTAACTCTCGTGCCGCCTAAGGACGTGTGGGCCATTGCCAACTTTCGCGAAACGCAGATGAAGAAGATGCGCATTGGCCAGTCTGCAACTGTGCACGTCGATTCGGTAGGTCGTGATTTCCAAGGAACTGTAGAAAGTATCGGAGGGGCGACCGGGTCCAAGTACTCAGTGATCGCCCCAGACAATGCAACCGGCAACTATGTGAAGGTCGTGCAGCGCATCCCTGTGCGGATTCGGCTGAATGGTCTTGAAGCGGCAGGTCCGCTCTTGTTACCTGGTATGTCGATCGAAGTTTCAGTTCGAGTGAGCCCATAG
- a CDS encoding NmrA family NAD(P)-binding protein, whose protein sequence is MTKSKILVTGATGGTGGAATRFLRNEGHEVRAFVLKDDARADELRSLGAEIAVGNLLDIDSVRAAMEGVGAAYFVYPLAPQLLEATVAFAQAAKEAGVGAIVYTSQMTSRRDSKSHAAQSHWLAEQVFDWSGVPVTHLRPTLFAEWLLYPFSWKDYATKETLALPFGHGKFAPITTEDQGRVIAKILADPAPHAGHLYKLLGPVELDVYGIAAAASEVLGRTITYTPLEVDEFLAILGKIPDYSSPFFTQHIGAVALDCQNGITGGTNDDVERITGRRPMTIQEFVTKHKAAFEITPNSKTAG, encoded by the coding sequence ATGACAAAGTCAAAGATTTTAGTGACCGGCGCGACCGGGGGAACCGGCGGCGCGGCGACGCGCTTCCTTCGCAATGAAGGGCATGAAGTACGAGCATTCGTCCTGAAGGACGACGCGCGGGCCGACGAATTGCGCTCCCTGGGGGCGGAGATCGCGGTAGGCAATCTCCTGGATATCGATAGCGTCCGCGCGGCGATGGAAGGCGTTGGTGCTGCATATTTTGTCTACCCTCTTGCCCCACAACTCCTGGAGGCAACGGTCGCCTTCGCACAGGCAGCAAAGGAAGCGGGGGTTGGTGCCATCGTCTACACCTCTCAAATGACCTCAAGGCGCGATTCTAAGAGCCATGCGGCTCAGAGCCATTGGCTCGCCGAACAGGTGTTCGACTGGTCCGGTGTGCCTGTCACCCACCTTCGGCCAACATTGTTCGCCGAGTGGTTGCTTTACCCCTTCTCGTGGAAGGACTATGCGACCAAAGAGACACTCGCGCTTCCATTCGGTCACGGAAAGTTTGCGCCGATCACTACGGAGGATCAGGGACGCGTGATTGCAAAGATTTTGGCAGATCCCGCTCCCCACGCGGGCCATCTCTACAAATTGCTTGGTCCGGTCGAACTTGACGTATATGGGATCGCCGCCGCCGCCAGTGAAGTGCTGGGACGCACCATCACGTACACTCCGCTCGAAGTCGATGAGTTCTTAGCGATTCTCGGGAAGATCCCAGACTACTCCTCGCCTTTCTTTACCCAGCACATCGGGGCAGTGGCCTTGGATTGTCAGAATGGGATAACCGGCGGAACGAACGACGATGTTGAGCGGATTACGGGACGCCGACCGATGACCATCCAGGAGTTCGTCACCAAACACAAAGCCGCGTTCGAGATTACCCCGAACTCCAAAACAGCCGGTTAG
- a CDS encoding RNA polymerase sigma factor, with translation MGVGSEHVPDDRLVEQIRIGSHEAFEILRGRHEKRLLNTAIHILRNREDGEDAVQDSFLKAYRRIETFNGRSAVSTWLTRIVINTCLMQLRRQRTRPSVSLDDPNEHGLSRLDGIPDRTISIEASYAVRERRELLSIAVSRLKPSLRSVVDAYRHHDYTMAELAEQSGLSVPAAKSRLRRARQALERSPVMTACR, from the coding sequence ATGGGGGTAGGGAGCGAACACGTACCTGACGATCGCCTTGTCGAACAGATCAGGATAGGAAGTCATGAAGCCTTCGAGATTCTTCGAGGTCGGCACGAGAAGCGTCTACTCAACACGGCAATTCATATCCTGCGGAACAGAGAAGATGGCGAAGACGCCGTGCAAGATTCGTTCCTGAAGGCCTACCGGCGCATCGAAACCTTCAATGGACGGTCTGCCGTTTCGACCTGGCTGACTCGAATCGTCATCAACACATGCTTGATGCAGTTGCGAAGGCAGCGAACGAGACCCAGCGTCTCTCTCGATGATCCCAACGAACACGGTCTTTCCAGGCTAGATGGCATACCCGACCGAACAATTAGTATCGAGGCTTCTTACGCCGTACGGGAGAGGCGTGAGTTACTGTCAATTGCAGTGTCCCGGTTGAAACCCTCACTGCGTTCCGTGGTCGACGCCTACCGTCACCACGACTACACGATGGCCGAACTCGCGGAACAAAGCGGCTTGTCGGTACCTGCCGCTAAATCTCGTTTGCGGCGGGCGCGTCAAGCTCTGGAGAGATCCCCGGTTATGACCGCATGTCGATAG